In Formosa haliotis, the sequence CAACTCCTAATCGCTGATTAAACAAACTTACATTAGAAGCATAAAAAGTTGGAGATGTAAGTCGCTGTAAAGCATTTTCTGTAGGTTGAGACGCTTTTAATTCATTTACATAAAAGAACAAATCAAATAAATCTTTGGCGCGTCGTTTATAGTCGCCTTTTGCAATCATTTGTTCTAAAAGCCCGGAAATAATGGATTCCTTTTCCGATTCCTTATATTTTCGATAATTAGCTATTAACAATTCAAAATTTTCTGGCGGTAATGGTTTATGATTAGAATCGCCAAAACCAATGCTATAGCCACTGGGGAACAGATATTGAAACGAGGCCAAGGCCGCTTTTTCAATTATAGGATATTGTCCCAATTCGTTTTTACCTGTTGCATGATCTAAAATGGTAATTATTTCTAATAAAGTCGTAATAACATGAATAGAATACGAGGCGCTTTCAGGCCAAATTCCGGTGTCCTGATCGTAAACTAATAAGGATTCATCTATAGAAAGTTGTCTTGCTGTAGAGGTATTAAAAGTTAAATTCAAGAAATATTCTCGACCTTTTCCGTTGGCATAAGCCGCATTAGAATCGAGAACTACAGCCACATAGGTTAAAAAACGGGCCTGAAATAAATTCCAATTATTATCGGGCACACCATTTTTAATAATTTGATCGCCCCATTTCTGAAAAACAGCGACATTATGGTTTAAATCGACGTTTTCCTTTTTAAAATAATCATATAAAAAATCGTAAGTGCTTACCAAACTAACCAAGATTTTTTCATGAATCACTTCGAAAGTAGCTAAGCCCGATAAGCCTTGCTGTGGCGAATTGGTTAAATCTATTGGCGCATCGCGGTAGTACATACCTTCCATATACACACTGTATACGGGTTTGGCAAATTCGGCATAAGCCCGATCTCCCGTTAGCCAATATAAAAAAGCGGCATCGGCAACCAAACTCATGATTTTGGCATTAATATTTTCTATAATATGACCCGATTTAGACGGATGAACCCAGGCCATTTTATTGGTTTTTTTATGTTGTAAATACAGCCCTTTCGGGTCATCAAAATACGGCTGAACAGCTTCCAATGCTGGGGTTTTATAATCTGTTGCCCAGTCTCTTGTTCCCGAAAAGCGCACCGTAGGTACAGGCGCACTGCCTTCGGAATAATCGAAATCGCCACCTTTTAAAAATACTCTATTGTGTTTGGTATTCCAGTTCATCTGCAAACGCGACACAAGCCATTCCGGATCTTGCTTTACATACTCTAAATATTTTTCGAGATTTTTTTTCTTTTTTGCTATGAAGTCAGCCTTCCATGCTACCGATTTAACCGCTTTTAAAAATTCGGCCTTCGTGGTATTGGACGTATAAATGCGAGGATGTTGCAGATTTTGACCACACAGCAGTATCGGACTTAATAAAAAAGTCACACAAATTAAAATAATATGTAGCCTCCTTAACTTCATGTTTTTGCTTACTTAATCTCAATATTATATCCGGCAGGAAATGCTTTAGCCTGGCCATTGTTTAACTGAATACGTACGGGTTTATCGGACGAATAAAAATAGCTCCCATTTTCGTATTTCAATTCTGCTGAAACGGCATCATCAACGGCTTCAATTTTATAGTTTCCGTGTTGTAATACGGTTCCTTTTCCTAAATACAAATACTCAAATTTGCCTTGTTTTTCTGAAACCACTCCAAAAGTGCCCTTAAACGTGATTTCTTTAGTAGGCTTATAGTCTTTATTAGTATCTATAGCACTACAAATAATTTGCGTACTGTTTTTCGATTCGATTTTCAATGCTGCTAAATCATCAAACTGCCCCACTTTAGATATCTTCTGAATTGATTTTTGTCCTGTTTCAAACGATTCAAACACCGAAACAAACGGGTGACTTTTAGCATTTATGCCATTCTGACGTACAATTAGCGTTGGTGTAGTCTGTGGACTTTTATTAATTTGTCCTGGTGTAATATCCGCTCGTAAGGTTGTTGGTGGTGCAGCTACCACATACAACTCGCGATTTTCTTGTCCTTGCATCCACATATTTACATGCAATTCTGGAGACACGGTATTAATATCCCAAGTGGCGTTAAAATCGTCTGTATACTTTACCTTTCTTTGATTTTTGAAAAAGCTATAATTTTTATCGTATTCGGTACCTAAATCGTTAACAGGTTTCACTTCTAAAGGCACATCTTTGGTGTTTTTTAATGTTACCTGATGTCCTAAATTATGATGGATAAAATCGTTATCATCTTGGTCTGATCTAAACACGTCGACATAATATCCGCTCGTTTCCGAAGTACGAATCATGGCCACAACACGACGTTTTTCGTCTGCAGACACATCGGCAAACGATACATTTTTAGAAGTAACTACGGTATTATAAAAACCATCATCTGCTGTTTTAGGATCCATAGCATTTACAGTGATTTCACCCTTTTTATATCCTGGAAGTATGGTGTTAGATCCTGTAATCCCACGGTGATAACCGGCATCTTTAGACCAGTACGATTCGTAAGCCGAAGCATCTGGAGCTAAAGCCCAACCTTTACCGTAAAACTGCATAGCTAAACCGTTTTCTGCCAAATGCGACTGGTAGCGTCCGCCATATAATGTGAACATTAAGCCGTTTTCTTCATCATTGCCATTTCTTAAAATCATGTGTCTATGAAATTTAGAATATGCCGATCTGTGGTAAGGCAGTTCACTCCCCGATTCCGGTAAAGCCTGATTAAAAATAATATCTTGCCAATGCGATTTATTTCGGTCGTATTGACCATTTTCTATATTTTTCTTAATGACTGTAGCCATGGTTTTCGCCGTTTTAGCATCTCCATTCCACGTGGAATAGGTTAATAACGATTCGAAAGCCGACATATTAAAGGCACCACCACGCATATCGCCAAACACCACTAAATTACCACGCGCATCTAACCAACCTAAATTAGCTAATGCCGCTTTTTCTATAATGGGATTTCCTGCGAGTGTATTCACTCCAGATTTATACAATTGCAATCCCATTTCTAAGACCGTAGGAATCATTCCCGACGCATAGCCTGGAGATTCTGGCCACAATCCTGTTTCGGTATTGTAATTGGCCATAATTTCTGGTAAGCCGGCATAATGATCGCCCGATTTTTCGGTGTAAAACGGTATGTAATATTCGCGTCCTTTACCATCTTTATAAAATGAATTAGACTCTAACACCAACATACTGCCTAAAATATTTTTATAACGGTTTACATTCCAGTTGCCTTTTTTACCACCGCGAACCAATCCGATTTCTATAAAGCGTTTAAACACTTCGCTCGACACATCGACCGTTGTTTTATTTATTGCTTTTAAATGCTTATGTGGATGTGCATTGAGGTAATCGTAAAGAAAATCGTAAGTAATGGCCATTGGAATTTGACGGTCGTCGTGAATCACTTCGTAATCGTAATAGCCTAAAATTCCGCCTGGCTCGTAGCCTCCTGGTCCACCTGCAGATGCTTCGGGATCTAATGGCGGTTGCATATAATAGGTTCCTAAAATCCAAGTCCAAAAAATATCGGCCGAAAACTTTGCATACTTTTCATCTTGCGTCATATAATACAGGAAAGCCGATTTTTCTGCCAATTTCAAGATTTCCATATTGTTCTGACGAATCATATGTCCCGATTCTTTATACGGAATTTTCACAGGAGTTTTATCGGCTTTAGACCGACTAATACCTAGCATATCGCCAGTTTCATTATACGGAATTCTATCTTCTAGCGGAACATTTACATAATCGTTCCATTTACGCATACCCGGTAAACGTACCGTTGGAATGGGCGCATTTCCTTCGCCATAATCCCAATCTTGCCCTTTAATATAGCATTGTGTATAATGTTCGCCAGCTTTCCAATACATAGCTAATCGCGATATTATCCATTCTGGATCTGTAACATGCCGATTAACATACGGATCTATTTCCGCAACTACGGCCTCGTAAGAGGCTTTAGCCCAATCTTCATTTTCAATTTTCGAACGCAGTTCCGAACGATCTTGAGACGATGCAAAAAGACGGGGATGCGGGTCTGCCTTTTGGGCAAAACTTACTGCTGTTATTAAAAACAAATTCAGGAATAGCGCCGATATGTTATTAAATTTTTTGAACATTATTTTCTAATATTTTGCTATTAATGTAATGGTACCGTTTCGATATCTGGGTTATCCTTAGCTTCCAGATATTTTCTAAGAATTTTTTGATCTAACTCCGAACTATCGCCGTAATGTGCTCGTAAATCTGCTAATTGTTTTTTCAATTTCACTACGGTATCAGCGTAAGCCGGATCGTTTATAACATTGTTCATCTCTTGAGGATCTTTCTTGCGGTCGTACAATTCCCATTCGTCAACATCGTAATAAAAATGAATCAATTTGTACTCTTGCGTTACGATGGCATAATGTCTTTTTACCATATGAATACCTGGATATTCATAATAGTGGTAATACACCGCATCTCTGGTCCACTCGGCATCGTTACCTAATAATAAAGGAATTAAACTTTCACCTTGCATGTCGTCTGGAGCTTTTACTTGAGCCGCTTCTAAAATGGTTTGCGCAAAATCTAAATTCTGAACCATTTCTGTATTGGTTGTTCCCGGTGTAATCACGTTTGGCCATTTAATAAGTAATGGGGTTTTAAACGATTCGTCGTACACAAAACGCTTATCGAACCACCCGTGTTCTCCTAAATAAAATCCTTGATCGGAGGTGTATACTATAATGGTATTTTTATCTAATCCTGTTTCCTCTAAATAATCTAATAAACGGCCTACATTTTCATCAACCGAAGCAATGCAACCTAAATAATCTTGCATATAACGTTGGTAACGCCATTTCATTAAAGCAGTATCATCCATATTAGGATATTCAGTTTTAAACGCCTCCATCATAGGTCGGTAAACCGAATCCCAAACAGCACGTTGTTCTGGATTCATGCGCCCAACTTCACGATCGAAAGCTTCTAAATCCCACCCCGATTTATCTGGGATGCCTAGCGTTTTCATAATGTCTGGATATACCTTAGAATCGCCTGCCCAATTCATATGTTCCAACAAATTCATTTCTGCTGTTTTTGCGGCAGTTCCGCGACCTTCATAATCATCGAACAAGGTTTCTGGTTCTTTAAATGATTTTTTTGTAAATTCTTTAAAATGACGCGGTGCCGGTAACCACTCTCTGTGCGGTGCTTTTTGCATCGAGAACAACATGAACGGTTTATCTTCGTCACGTCTGTTTTGCAACCAATCTAAAGTCATGTCCATAATAATATCGGTTACATAACCTTCTACTGTAATTTTACCGTCGTTGGTATTAAAATCCGGATTATAATACTGTCCTTGCCCTGGAAGAATTTTAAATTCATCTATTCCCTTCGGATTATTTCCGAAATGTAATTTCCCAAACATGGCTGTTTGATAGCCTGCTTCTTGAAGCAATTGTGGGAAGGTGGTTTGCGATTCGTCAAACGGAAACACATTGTCCACTTTACCATGAATATGGGTATGTTTTCCAGTTAAAATGGTCGCTCTAGATGGCGCACAAATAGAATTGGTGACACTGGCGTTGGTAAACAACATCCCTTCGTCTGCAATGCGATCTATATTTGGTGTTTGTGTTAAACGGTCGCTATAGGCGCTAATGGCTTGATAAGCATGATCGTCGGACATCATAAAAATAATATTGGGACGTTCTGCTGGTAATTCCTTTTTCGCTGGTTTTTCAGCGACTTTCTTCTCCTCGTTTTTACAAGATGTTAATCCTAAAACTAGAAAAACGGATAGTAGGGTTGTTAATTTTAAGTGATTCATAATTATAATTTTATAATATGCATTGCAAATCCTTGGTTAGGCTTTATCGCTATATTTAATTTTGAAGTGCTAGTTATATCTAAAGTTTCAATTTTCACTTGGGTTCTGGTGTTCACTGTATCATCGTCGGTATAGACTTTCGCTTGATACGAAGATCCTTCTTCTAAAAAAGAAAAATCGATGGTCACATCATGCTGGGAAACACCATTAATTCCTCCTACAAACCAATCGCTACCAGAACGGCGGGCGATGACTCCAAGCTCCCCAATTTCGGCATATAACACCTTAGTTTCGTCCCAGGTAGTTGGTACCGCATTAAAAAATTCAAGTTCTGGTTCGTTACCAATGGTACGCGTATCGCCCCAAAGTCCGTCGTCCTTAATTGGTGCGGATGGCGCTTTATCATACCAGTATAAAAATTGTAGCGGACTAAAAATACAAACCGTTTTTGCCATTTGCGAGGCATGCGATCCCATTTTATCTACGCGACTGTTGTAATAACACACGGTATTATCTGCTGCTCCCGCTAAACTTCGGGTAAACATGGTAATTAAGGTATGAGCGTTTGGCACTGTTTCCTCATCGCCACGAATCCCTTCCTGAGTTAATAAGTTTGGATAGGTTCTAGAAAATCCCGTTGGTCTGTATTCGTCGTGAATATCTAAGACCATTTCGTACTCCGCGGCTTTCTTTACAGCTTTATGCATCCATGCCGTAGCATCTTGGTCTCCTACACGCACAAAACCATATTTTATTCCAGATACACCCCAATCTTTTAATACAGGTAAGACGGCATCTAATTTATTTTCTAAAGCACGACGGTTTACATATAGCATCACCTTCACCCATTTTTCTGTAGCATATTTTGTAATGGCCTCAATATCAAAAGGCCCTTTAGAACGTTTAGGATCTAAAGTAATGGTGGTGGCATCGGAGGCATTATCCATTTCGTTACCATACCAACCGGCATCAAAATGTACATATTGCATATTGTGACTCGCTACAAAATCGATAGCCGCCATACCGCCTTGCGTTGTTAACGTGGTTTCACGAAGTACTTTCCCAGGTGTAATCCAAGAATCGTCTGCTATTGCCGATGGCGGATTTAAATTCTGAATTAAATAATTCTGTTCTAACAACTGGCCATGACTGTTCCCCATCATTACCACACGCCAAGGCGATTGAAAAGGTAAGCTTTTATGCACTTTCGCACCATCTTTTTTACGTTCGGAAATAACAGCTCCTGTAATGGTATCTTGTTTTTGTTCTCCCATTTTACCATCAAGGGTCGACACTATGCTGTACGGAGACGTAGTGCCTTTATTAAAACTCATTCGCGCATAATCTACCAATCGAGCTTCTGCTAAGGCAATTTTAACCGAATCGCTGATCTCTATTACTAACGGGCGCTCGGCACCTACTTGCAAAGCTGAAATTGGAATCTTTTTATATTCGCCTTGAGCGGTTAATACGCCTTTTTCGCGTTTTGGAGTAGACCACAGCTCGTAATCTTTATCAAAATTATAATGGATATTTTCATTTAAACCAATTTCGCCAAGGTTGCCTTGTTCCGGAATTTCGTAGGCAAAAGCTACCCCTTCATTATAAGCTCTGGCAATAATATTGAATTTAGATTCGCCTTGCTTTAAATAGATTTTCGTTTGATTATAATGATCGGGAATCGTACTGCGTTCCTCGAATCTTGAAGTCCAAGTAGTATTCTCGGACGTGTTTTCAATAGTCTCGACAGTGATTTCTCCTGAAAAATCGAGTTCTTCGGACACTAATTCTAATACAGACGTTTGTATAACTTGCTGATTGTTATAAAAGATTGAAAAGGTTAAACTGCTGTTGGCTTCATCTTCTAAAAACACTATTTTTTTAGTCGCATCTGGCGAAGACAAAGTGATAGCCTCCTGCTTTTTACAGCTATAAAAAACGGCAACAAAGCCTATAAGTAATAGTATTTTCGGTTTTAAATAATTCATGCTATTAATTTCATTTCGTTTACATTATTCTGCTCTTACCCAAACATGACTTTCGTCTAACAAGTTTTTATATTCTAATTGGAAAGTTGCTTTCATATCTTGAAATACTTCAGGATTTTGAGCAGACACATCTTCCGACTCGTTGATATCTTTCGTGAGGTTAAACAATACAAAATCTGTTAACTTTGCATGTTTCACTAAAGCCTCGTTCCCATCGTATAAATTGTGAAGTTGTGGTAATTCCTCGTTATTTTCGTCTACTAAACGCGCCATGATTTTCCAATCGCCTTTACGCATGGCGGCACGACGTTGGTTAATCGCATCGTAAAACACCCAAATTAATGGTTTCGTGCGCTCGAAATTTCCCGTGTTTAAAAGTGAGGTAAACGACTCGCCATCTAAAGTTCTGTCTGGTAATTCTGCTCCAGCTAACTCGGCAAACGTTGGTAAAAAGTCTAAGGCAGACACCACTTTATCCGACGTTCCTGTAAAGGTTTCTTGTCCTATCCAATTAATAATACCGGGCACTCTAAAACCTGCTTCATTGGTCCAAAGTTTCATCCCTTTTAAAGGTCCTGGTCTTCCATAAGATTTTTTAGCGCGCTCGTATCTCATAAAGGTTTCCGGTCCGTTATCTGAGCTAAACACAATTAAGGTATTCGTGATATTATTTTTCTCGAAATAATCCAATAAGCGTCCTACAGCAAGATCGACATTTTCTACATTGGCAAAATACTCGGCCTCCTCTCTATTTTTGGCTTTAGGTAAATATTTTTGAACCAAATCTTCTGGAGATGCAATAGGCTCATGAGGCTCGTGGAAGGTAACTTCTAAGAAAAACGGATTATCGTCTGTTTTGATTTCTAACCAATTAATGGCTTCATCGACTACAATCTGACTACTAAATCCTTCAATTTCGCCAACTTTTTCGCCGTTACGAACAAAGTTACTTGGGTTTTTATGACTTGGCGCGGCATTATTATGCGTAGCAAACCAATGATCGAATCCAAAATCGTTTGGCTGTGGTTGCGCATCAGAATTAAATCGCGAACTACAATGCCATTTTCCTACCAAACAGGTACTGTACCCCACCGATTTTAAAATGGCTGGAATGGTTTGTTCATGTGCCTGTAAATGGACTAAGTCTCGATTATCCGGACTCTTTTTAAGTCCTGGAATAAAATCGTAAATCCCCGCTTTATTAGGACTTCTACCTGTAAGTAATCCTGCTCTCGACGGCGAACATACCGGTGCTGTAGAATAAAAATTAGTAAGTTTAATTCCCGTTTCAGCTAATTTATCTAAGTGTTTTGTTTCGATTACCGGGTGTCCGAAAGACGATAAATCGCCATACCCCAAATCGTCGCAAAGTAATACCACGATGTTGGGTTGTTTAACAACCTCTTCCTCATTTTGAGTCGTCTCGTGTTTAGCCTCTTCCTTGCCTTTACAAGAAATGACTAATAATATGGTAAATAAAAAAACAAGTTTATAAGCTTTAATTTTCATGAACGTTATTTTTTGAATTTTTAAAATAATTGCTAAAAAATAGCATCTGGTATTGAATCGAGTTTGCCCAATATGCATTGGTATGTCCTCCGGGTCTTTCAATATAATCGTGTGGAATATTACGCTGGACCAACTTTTTGTGAAGTCGAACATTGGCATCGTAGAAAAAATCGTCTACACCACAATCAAACAGAATCTTTAATTGTTTTCCATCTAACAAATGTGTCATATTAATAACAGAATGGTCTTCCCAAACGGTCTTGTTTTCAGCATAAGTTCCGAGGCGTTTGGCAATATCCCAGCGCAAAGGAAACGGTCTTAAATCTACTCCACCACTCATACTAGCCGTTGCTCCCCAAACATCTTGATGTTTAAATGCTAAATACAAAGCACCGTGAC encodes:
- a CDS encoding heparinase II/III domain-containing protein, producing MTFLLSPILLCGQNLQHPRIYTSNTTKAEFLKAVKSVAWKADFIAKKKKNLEKYLEYVKQDPEWLVSRLQMNWNTKHNRVFLKGGDFDYSEGSAPVPTVRFSGTRDWATDYKTPALEAVQPYFDDPKGLYLQHKKTNKMAWVHPSKSGHIIENINAKIMSLVADAAFLYWLTGDRAYAEFAKPVYSVYMEGMYYRDAPIDLTNSPQQGLSGLATFEVIHEKILVSLVSTYDFLYDYFKKENVDLNHNVAVFQKWGDQIIKNGVPDNNWNLFQARFLTYVAVVLDSNAAYANGKGREYFLNLTFNTSTARQLSIDESLLVYDQDTGIWPESASYSIHVITTLLEIITILDHATGKNELGQYPIIEKAALASFQYLFPSGYSIGFGDSNHKPLPPENFELLIANYRKYKESEKESIISGLLEQMIAKGDYKRRAKDLFDLFFYVNELKASQPTENALQRLTSPTFYASNVSLFNQRLGVGDKAMMVSTFGSFGNHAHANGVAIELFANKYVLGPDMGKGSSYWHENHTEYYSKFPAHNTVVVNGISDYQAMRSYHPFTLDNSFPKPGTTPQFDKITFAKVTFFEPKAKANQQRFTSLIKSNTGGGYIVDVFRSETQTQGTQRHDYFYHNLGQALTLFGDSNKTIAGAPTEDFGSQYGDIKAYDYLTEKKKMSTANDVQAVFSLKHDEKPNNIMKLWIKGSEHQTIYTALSPKSNVLTKGTAPEAVLNDAMQTLIVKRDAAAWNNPFAVVFNPFIEGEENPIKNVEYASVKDYPRTQIINVKLNDAKSSDKIILNTSENDIVETNDFYQQGLLSVTRTTTSKTDLQFMFISGVYKFKQLGWEIIAAAEPVTVSVDRVGDSYKITSDGATLLRVPFLEGNKEAVLNVYENDVLISSRKGQIGRFNPNQLEFRIEKAYAKLEIVFQQNIKHD
- a CDS encoding sulfatase family protein, with translation MNHLKLTTLLSVFLVLGLTSCKNEEKKVAEKPAKKELPAERPNIIFMMSDDHAYQAISAYSDRLTQTPNIDRIADEGMLFTNASVTNSICAPSRATILTGKHTHIHGKVDNVFPFDESQTTFPQLLQEAGYQTAMFGKLHFGNNPKGIDEFKILPGQGQYYNPDFNTNDGKITVEGYVTDIIMDMTLDWLQNRRDEDKPFMLFSMQKAPHREWLPAPRHFKEFTKKSFKEPETLFDDYEGRGTAAKTAEMNLLEHMNWAGDSKVYPDIMKTLGIPDKSGWDLEAFDREVGRMNPEQRAVWDSVYRPMMEAFKTEYPNMDDTALMKWRYQRYMQDYLGCIASVDENVGRLLDYLEETGLDKNTIIVYTSDQGFYLGEHGWFDKRFVYDESFKTPLLIKWPNVITPGTTNTEMVQNLDFAQTILEAAQVKAPDDMQGESLIPLLLGNDAEWTRDAVYYHYYEYPGIHMVKRHYAIVTQEYKLIHFYYDVDEWELYDRKKDPQEMNNVINDPAYADTVVKLKKQLADLRAHYGDSSELDQKILRKYLEAKDNPDIETVPLH
- a CDS encoding glycoside hydrolase family 97 protein, encoding MNYLKPKILLLIGFVAVFYSCKKQEAITLSSPDATKKIVFLEDEANSSLTFSIFYNNQQVIQTSVLELVSEELDFSGEITVETIENTSENTTWTSRFEERSTIPDHYNQTKIYLKQGESKFNIIARAYNEGVAFAYEIPEQGNLGEIGLNENIHYNFDKDYELWSTPKREKGVLTAQGEYKKIPISALQVGAERPLVIEISDSVKIALAEARLVDYARMSFNKGTTSPYSIVSTLDGKMGEQKQDTITGAVISERKKDGAKVHKSLPFQSPWRVVMMGNSHGQLLEQNYLIQNLNPPSAIADDSWITPGKVLRETTLTTQGGMAAIDFVASHNMQYVHFDAGWYGNEMDNASDATTITLDPKRSKGPFDIEAITKYATEKWVKVMLYVNRRALENKLDAVLPVLKDWGVSGIKYGFVRVGDQDATAWMHKAVKKAAEYEMVLDIHDEYRPTGFSRTYPNLLTQEGIRGDEETVPNAHTLITMFTRSLAGAADNTVCYYNSRVDKMGSHASQMAKTVCIFSPLQFLYWYDKAPSAPIKDDGLWGDTRTIGNEPELEFFNAVPTTWDETKVLYAEIGELGVIARRSGSDWFVGGINGVSQHDVTIDFSFLEEGSSYQAKVYTDDDTVNTRTQVKIETLDITSTSKLNIAIKPNQGFAMHIIKL
- a CDS encoding sulfatase-like hydrolase/transferase — its product is MKIKAYKLVFLFTILLVISCKGKEEAKHETTQNEEEVVKQPNIVVLLCDDLGYGDLSSFGHPVIETKHLDKLAETGIKLTNFYSTAPVCSPSRAGLLTGRSPNKAGIYDFIPGLKKSPDNRDLVHLQAHEQTIPAILKSVGYSTCLVGKWHCSSRFNSDAQPQPNDFGFDHWFATHNNAAPSHKNPSNFVRNGEKVGEIEGFSSQIVVDEAINWLEIKTDDNPFFLEVTFHEPHEPIASPEDLVQKYLPKAKNREEAEYFANVENVDLAVGRLLDYFEKNNITNTLIVFSSDNGPETFMRYERAKKSYGRPGPLKGMKLWTNEAGFRVPGIINWIGQETFTGTSDKVVSALDFLPTFAELAGAELPDRTLDGESFTSLLNTGNFERTKPLIWVFYDAINQRRAAMRKGDWKIMARLVDENNEELPQLHNLYDGNEALVKHAKLTDFVLFNLTKDINESEDVSAQNPEVFQDMKATFQLEYKNLLDESHVWVRAE